Within the Chitinispirillales bacterium genome, the region TTTCATTAGAGGGTATGCTAAAATATTTGGAGGAAGCGACAAATGCCATTAAAAAAGAGCGAGGCCGGAGGATTGTGATTTTTAAAATAGCAAGGTACAAAATTATATTTGGAATTTTAAGCACGTTGTCTAAATTATTTATGAAAATTGCAGAAAAATATAGACAACTAGAATTCAACACATCCGAAAACATAGTGTTTAATAGAAATACGCAGACATTTGAAATAAAGTGAAACCTTGAAAAAAAATTAAAAAAAGAGATTTAAAATGAAAAAAGAAGAAACACGGTTTTTAATATATACGACGCCGAAAGAAAATGTAAAAGTTGACGTGATCGTAAAAGACGAAACGATTTGGCTGACGCAAGCGCAAATTGCGCAGTTATTTGATGTGGAAATACCGGCGATAAGTAAACATCTAAAAAATATTCTTGATGAAGGTGAATTAGAAGAAAAAGCAGTTATTTCCAAAATGGAAACAACTGCTTCCGACGGTAAAAACTATCTCGTTAAGTATTACAACCTTGACGCTATCATATCTGTCGGTTATCGTGTAAATTCTTCAAAAGCGACGCAATTTAGAATTTGGGCGACTAAAACGCTGAAAGAATTTGTTGTTAAAGGTTTTGTATTAGACGATGAGCGTTTGAAGCAAGGCGAGACCGCTTTCGGGAAAGATTATTTTAGAGAACTTTTGGAGCGGGTTCGTTCCATTCGGGTAAGCGAACGCCGTATTTGGCAGAAAATCACAGATATTTTTGCGGAATGCAGCGTTGATTATAACAAAAATTCGCAGATAACTCACGATTTTTATGTAATGGTACAAAATAAATTCCATTATGCTATTACAGGACATACGGCGGCCGAAATTATACACTCAAAAGCGAATAGAAATGAAAAGAATATGGGACTTCAAACGTGGAAAAACGCTCCTGACGGTCGTATTTTGAACCTTGATGTGAAAATTGCAAAAAATTATTTGTTTGAAAACGATATAAAGCGGTTGGAGAGAACGATCAGCGGTTATTTTGATTACGTAGAAGACCTTATTGAGCAAAGAAAAACTTTTACGATGGAAGAATTTGCAGAAAGCATAGACAAGTTTTTGTTATTCAGAGAATACAAAATTTTATCGGGTAAAGGCAAGATTTCAAAAGTGCAAGCTGAACAAAAAGCAAACGAAGAATACGACGAGTTTAATAAAACACAAAAAATAATTTCAGATTTTGATAAAAGAGTAAAAAAATTAAAAAGGGATAATTAAAATGATTCCTAAACTTTCAATAATAACGGTAAATCTAAACAACAAGAACGGGCTTATCGACACAGCCAAAAGCGTAGTCGCTCAAACTTGGACCGATTACGAATGGATAATAATTGACGGCGGCTCGACGGACGGAAGCGTCGAAGTAATAAAAGAATACGCCGATAAAACCGATAAATTGGTCTATTGGTGCAGTGAACCTGACGGAGGAATTTATCAAGGAATGAACAAGGGAATTGAAAAAGCGAGCGGAGAATATTGCTGGTTTTTAAATTCCGGCGATTATGCTTACAAAAATACTACTCTTGCAGAAATTTTCGCTAATGAGTTTGATGAGGATATTGTGTATGGGGATGTTGAAATAAAAAGAATGGATGGCAGTTTTTTACTTCACAGACAAAAAGGAAAATTAACTTTGCCTCTTTTTGTATATGCAGGACCAGCACATCAGGGAATCTTGACAAAGCGAAAATTGTTAAACAGAATGGGACGATATAGCGAAAACTATAAAATAAGTGCTGATTGGGGATTTTATTTAAAATCAATACATAAAAATAACGCTTTGTGCAAAAAAATCCCGATTGTTTATTCGGTTGTTGTCAGCGGTGGTATAAGTAATTCGGAAAATTTTGAAAAAGAACATAAAAATGAAAGAAAACAGTTATTCAAAGAAATATTTCCGAATAATTATTTTTTCATTTATTTTTTTTGTTTTTTTAGCGAATTTTCATTTAGAAATAAATCATATTTGTTTAGAAAATTTTTTGCAAAGAAATTTTTTCATCGGAGCATTGATTAGTTATGCCTAAAATATCGGCTGTTATTCCTGTGTACAAAGTGGAAAGTTATCTTGCTCGCTGTATAGACAGTGTTCTTTCACAATCATTTGTTGATTTTGAGTGCATTTTGGTTGATGATGGGTCACCCGATAATTGTGGAAAAATCTGTGACGAATATGCCAAAAAAGACAAAAGAATAAAAGTAATTCATAAAGAAAACGGCGGAGTTTCTTTAGCTAGGAATATAGGTATAGACGTTTCGGAAGGTGAATGGGTTTGTTTTATAGACAGCGATGATTGGATTGAAAAAAACACATTAGAGATTATAGAGAAATATACAAATAACGACATATACGATGTTATTTGTTATGGGCTCAAACAATTTTTCGAAAAAACAAATAAAATTAAGAATATAAAATTAAAAAAGACAAATACATTTAAACAGTTTGCTGATTGTCCGTTGTATATGAATAGTCCGTCTAATAAACTTTTTAGAAAAAGTTTATTAGACGGACTTCAATTTAATCCATCTAAGCCTTATAGTGAAGATTTGGAATTTATTGTAAATATTATTGTAAAAACAAAAAAAATATGTTATTTGGAATATAATTTTTACACATATTATATAAATTCACAAAGTGCAACAAACAACGGATTGAAAGAAGAAAAAAAAGTTCAATGTTTAATTGATACCGTTAATAATATTTCTCGTTATGAGAACTTTG harbors:
- a CDS encoding virulence RhuM family protein codes for the protein MKKEETRFLIYTTPKENVKVDVIVKDETIWLTQAQIAQLFDVEIPAISKHLKNILDEGELEEKAVISKMETTASDGKNYLVKYYNLDAIISVGYRVNSSKATQFRIWATKTLKEFVVKGFVLDDERLKQGETAFGKDYFRELLERVRSIRVSERRIWQKITDIFAECSVDYNKNSQITHDFYVMVQNKFHYAITGHTAAEIIHSKANRNEKNMGLQTWKNAPDGRILNLDVKIAKNYLFENDIKRLERTISGYFDYVEDLIEQRKTFTMEEFAESIDKFLLFREYKILSGKGKISKVQAEQKANEEYDEFNKTQKIISDFDKRVKKLKRDN
- a CDS encoding glycosyltransferase; the protein is MIPKLSIITVNLNNKNGLIDTAKSVVAQTWTDYEWIIIDGGSTDGSVEVIKEYADKTDKLVYWCSEPDGGIYQGMNKGIEKASGEYCWFLNSGDYAYKNTTLAEIFANEFDEDIVYGDVEIKRMDGSFLLHRQKGKLTLPLFVYAGPAHQGILTKRKLLNRMGRYSENYKISADWGFYLKSIHKNNALCKKIPIVYSVVVSGGISNSENFEKEHKNERKQLFKEIFPNNYFFIYFFCFFSEFSFRNKSYLFRKFFAKKFFHRSID
- a CDS encoding glycosyltransferase — translated: MPKISAVIPVYKVESYLARCIDSVLSQSFVDFECILVDDGSPDNCGKICDEYAKKDKRIKVIHKENGGVSLARNIGIDVSEGEWVCFIDSDDWIEKNTLEIIEKYTNNDIYDVICYGLKQFFEKTNKIKNIKLKKTNTFKQFADCPLYMNSPSNKLFRKSLLDGLQFNPSKPYSEDLEFIVNIIVKTKKICYLEYNFYTYYINSQSATNNGLKEEKKVQCLIDTVNNISRYENFEKGFRELINYQKWCVKFRYLTRPSIRDIKKCKETYPEVNNKNFSSMLDFRKTMISLLLFFRLDFLVMFFSKIWYR